One window of the Desulforegula conservatrix Mb1Pa genome contains the following:
- a CDS encoding penicillin-binding protein activator LpoB → MKNILTMTVSAILVFMLCACGSVKRIDPEEQVDLSGKWNDTDSRMVSEAMIDDALKQRWTGDFSSRKFRNPVVIVGQIRNMTHEHISTETFTKDLERALLNSGKVDFVAAKNERGEIREERDDQAANALPSTVKKNRKEIGADFILSGTINSIVDKATQDTVIYYQVNLEIIDMESNKKIWIGEKKLKKRVKWQSVNF, encoded by the coding sequence ATGAAAAATATACTTACAATGACTGTTTCGGCTATTCTTGTTTTCATGCTCTGCGCTTGCGGAAGCGTAAAAAGAATAGACCCTGAAGAGCAGGTGGATCTGAGCGGAAAATGGAACGATACTGACTCAAGAATGGTGTCAGAGGCAATGATTGATGACGCCCTGAAACAAAGGTGGACAGGGGACTTCTCATCCAGGAAGTTCAGAAACCCTGTTGTGATTGTAGGCCAGATAAGAAACATGACCCATGAGCACATCAGCACAGAGACATTCACCAAGGACCTTGAAAGAGCCCTTCTCAATTCCGGCAAGGTGGACTTTGTCGCAGCAAAAAATGAAAGGGGTGAAATAAGAGAAGAAAGGGATGATCAGGCAGCAAATGCCCTACCCTCAACTGTGAAGAAAAACAGAAAAGAAATAGGGGCTGACTTCATTCTAAGCGGAACAATCAATTCAATTGTTGATAAGGCTACCCAGGACACAGTGATCTATTATCAGGTCAATCTTGAAATAATCGACATGGAATCAAATAAAAAAATCTGGATTGGCGAGAAAAAACTTAAGAAGCGTGTAAAGTGGCAAAGTGTAAATTTCTGA